Genomic segment of Anopheles bellator unplaced genomic scaffold, idAnoBellAS_SP24_06.2 scaffold01815_ctg1, whole genome shotgun sequence:
GAGACTGTTTAGCGTTACGAAGAACGGATCTTTGGGGTTCTGTATGCAGTGCGACTCGAACCCGAAAAACACTGACGCAATCACATCGATCACAAACCGTGACGCTAGTGTTCGCATGTCTTGCACACTTGGCTGCTCCGTCAGCCTATCCAACTCGTTAACCAGCGAGTGCCCTACGTCCATGAAGGTTGGCATCATGGTGCGTAGTTGTCCCGAGGTGAAGGTCGGCGTAAGCTTGCTGCGTAAGCTCTTCCACCGTTGACCAGGCAGCGCGAACAGGTTCGCCGAGAACGGATCATCGTGTTCATTGCAGTAAACACCGCGATCGTGGAAGTGTTGGAAATCGTTCACCATAATCTTCTTCGCGAGGTACGGATCACGGATTAGAAGCGAAGGGCGAAAGAACAGATATATTCCCACGAACCGATCGGACGTTTGGTG
This window contains:
- the LOC131214669 gene encoding cytochrome P450 6d3-like gives rise to the protein MFIYSLALVAAVIFLGLKYIYSYWDRYGIANIKPHIPFGNLQTVVQKKESFGVAINNLYHQTSDRFVGIYLFFRPSLLIRDPYLAKKIMVNDFQHFHDRGVYCNEHDDPFSANLFALPGQRWKSLRSKLTPTFTSGQLRTMMPTFMDVGHSLVNELDRLTEQPSVQDMRTLASRFVIDVIASVFFGFESHCIQNPKDPFFVTLNSLVRSVGFVNNIRSASIFVCPMLLKITRMSSLPPHMIKFVMEIISSQIEHR